The Alnus glutinosa chromosome 7, dhAlnGlut1.1, whole genome shotgun sequence genome includes a region encoding these proteins:
- the LOC133874150 gene encoding myb family transcription factor PHL5-like, protein MDYSSELYDYLQPWNMDVCMSTPAMREGSQRPSVGPAKLYSTIDQHPLESTASAFHEHEVGNSPLASSQLPNTSSSQIPSYRSSGDKFSIHSAGSHSPLCGNQCHHMPGSELLPHDHNMLHAISKQGRHSSSSRAAISRKKRIRWTQDLHEKFVDCVNLLGGAEKATPKAILKLMDSNILTIFHVKSHLQKYRTTQPMPESAFEKCERTSANGIPDQLHMNITNMEINKALQRQADVERLLHEQLEFQRNLLLLIDERGRQLKMMFNLQLAEDK, encoded by the exons ATGGATTATTCTTCTGAACTATATGATTATCTACAGCCATGGAACATGGACGTTTGCATGAGTACTCCAGCCATGAGGGAAGGATCACAACGGCCTAGCGTTGGGCCGGCTAAATTATACAGCACCATTGATCAGCATCCTTTAGAATCAACGGCCTCTGCGTTTCATGAGCATGAAGTAGGCAATTCTCCTTTGGCATCCTCACAACTTCCCAACACTTCCAGTTCACAAATCCCATCGTATCGATCTTCTGGGGATAAATTTTCCATTCATTCAGCCGGTTCCCACTCTCCGCTGTGTGGCAATCAATGCCACCATATGCCAGGAAGCGAGCTTCTTCCGCATGATCATAACATGTTGCATGCTATTTCCAAACAGGGTCGCCATAGTTCATCATCCCGGGCAGCTATATCAAGAAAAAAACGGATCAGATGGACCCAAGATCTTCACGAGAAGTTTGTCGACTGTGTCAATCTGCTTGGTGGTGCTGAAA AGGCAACTCCAAAAGCAATACTGAAGCTGATGGACTCAAATATATTGACCATTTTTCATGTGAAAAGTCATTTGCAG AAATATAGAACCACACAACCCATGCCAGAATCTGCCTTCG AAAAATGTGAGAGAACTAGTGCAAATGGCATACCTGATCAGCTTCACATGAATAT CACTAATATGGAAATCAACAAGGCACTGCAACGGCAAGCTGATGTTGAAAGGCTTCTTCATGAACAATTAGAG TTTCAGAGAAATTTACTGTTGCTGATTGATGAACGAGGGAGGCAGCTGAAGATGATGTTTAACCTACAGCTAGCAGAAGACAAATAA